In the genome of Eschrichtius robustus isolate mEscRob2 chromosome 12, mEscRob2.pri, whole genome shotgun sequence, one region contains:
- the FKBPL gene encoding FK506-binding protein-like, translating to METPPVSPVGEKDTSQPQQQWEKNLDLTTQIRQQPRDPPTEILELRVSPDADSQILENPQETEKLATGLEGDSDKSHGSASEVPEPLQASDLWYCPDGSFVKKIIIRGHGLDKPKLGSRCRLQAFGFTLGSGLPEGWTELTMGLGPWREETWGELIEKCLESMCQGEQAELQLPGRSGPPIRLTLASFTQGRDSWELEATEKEALAREERARGTELFRAGNPELAARCYGRALRLLLTLPPPGSPERTVLHANLAACQLLLGQPHLAAQSCDRVLEREPGHLKALYRRGVAQAALGNLEKATADLKKVLAVDPKNRAAQEELGKVIIQGKKQDAGLAQGLRKMFG from the coding sequence ATGGAGACTCCACCAGTCAGTCCAGTGGGAGAGAAGGACACCTCTCAACCGCAACAACAATGGGAAAAGAACCTTGATTTAACTACTCAGATTAGGCAGCAGCCCCGAGACCCTCCTACTGAAATCCTTGAGCTAAGAGTGAGCCCAGATGCAGACAGCCAAATTCTAGAGAATCCTCAAGAAACTGAAAAACTGGCCACTGGACTTGAAGGAGACTCTGATAAGTCTCATGGATCAGCCAGTGAGGTGCCAGAGCCCCTTCAAGCCTCTGATCTCTGGTACTGTCCGGATGGGAGCTTTGTCAAGAAGATCATAATCCGTGGCCATGGCTTGGACAAACCCAAGCTGGGCTCCCGCTGCCGGCTACAGGCTTTTGGATTTACTTTGGGGTCAGGGCTGCCAGAGGGCTGGACAGAGCTAACTATGGGGTTAGGCCCATGGAGGGAAGAAACCTGGGGGGAGCTCATAGAGAAATGCTTGGAGTCCATGTGTCAAGGCGAGCAGGCAGAGCTTCAGCTCCCTGGGCGCTCTGGACCTCCTATCAGGCTCACACTGGCCTCCTTCACCCAGGGCCGGGACTCCTGGGAACTGGAGGCCACTGAGAAGGAGGCCCTGGCCAGGGAAGAACGTGCAAGAGGCACAGAATTATTCCGAGCCGGGAACCCTGAATTGGCTGCCCGATGCTATGGACGGGCTCTTCGGCTGTTGCTGACTTTACCCCCACCTGGCTCTCCGGAACGAACTGTCCTTCATGCCAACCTGGCTGCCTGTCAGTTGCTGCTAGGGCAGCCCCATTTGGCAGCCCAGAGTTGTGACCGGGTTCTGGAACGGGAGCCTGGCCATTTAAAGGCCTTGTACCGaaggggggttgcccaggctgcTCTTGGGAACCTGGAAAAAGCAACTGCTGACCTCAAGAAGGTGCTGGCGGTAGACCCAAAAAACCGGGCAGCCCAGGAGGAGCTGGGAAAGGTGATCATTCAGGGAAAGAAACAGGATGCAGGGCTGGCTCAGGGACTGCGCAAGATGTTTGGCTGA
- the ATF6B gene encoding LOW QUALITY PROTEIN: cyclic AMP-dependent transcription factor ATF-6 beta (The sequence of the model RefSeq protein was modified relative to this genomic sequence to represent the inferred CDS: inserted 1 base in 1 codon) → MAELMLLSEIADPTRFFTDNLLSPEDWDSTLYAGLDEAAEEQTQLFLCPEQDVPFGSSSLDLGMDVSPPEPPWDSLPIFPDLQVKSEPSSPCSSSSLSSESSRLSTEPSSQASGVGEVLVVKSESLTPSLCLLGDDPTSPFETVQINVGPTSDDPSDVQIKIEPVSPSSSINSEASLLSAESPSQAFIGEEVLEVKTESPSPQGCLLRDVSGPPLGAVQISMGLSSDGSSGKPLPARKPPLQPKPVVITTVPMPPRAVPPSTTVLLQPLVQPPPVSPVVLIQGAIRVQPEGLTPPAPRPERKSIVPAPMPGNSCPPEVDAKLLKRQQRMIKNRESACQSRRKKKEYLQGLEARLQAVLADNQQLRRENAALRRRLEALLAENSELKLGSGNRKVVCIMVFLLFIAFNFGPVSISEPPPAPISPRMSREEPRPQRHLLEFSAQEPVHGVEHPQHPSQGPKETQPSSTGPPSFRNLTAFPGGTKELLLRDLDQLFLSSDCRHFNRTESLRLADELSGWVQRHQRGRRKIPQRPQERQKSQLWKKSPPVKAVPTQPPGPPERDSVGQLQLYRQPDRSQPEFLDAIDRREDTFYVVSFRRDHLLLPAISHNKTSRPKMSLVMPAMAPNETLSGRGPPGDYEEMMQIECEVMDTRVIHIKTSTVPPSLRKQPSSTPGNATGGPLPASAASQAHQAARQPXYLNHP, encoded by the exons aTGGCGGAGCTGATGCTCCTCAGCGAGATTGCGGACCCGACGCGCTTTTTCACCGACAATTTGCTGAGCCCGGAGGACTGGG ACAGCACCTTATACGCCGGCCTGGATGAAGCGGCCGAGGAGCAGACGCAGCTCTTCCTTTGCCCGGAGCAGGATGTCCCG TTTGGCAGCAGTTCCCTGGACTTGGGGATGGATGTCAGCCCTCCTGAACCCCCCTGGGACTCTCTGCCTATCTTCCCAG ATCTTCAGGTGAAGTCTGAGCCATCCTCCCcctgctcttcctcctccctcagcTCTGAATCGTCGCGCCTTTCTACAGAGCCCTCCAGCCAG GCCTCTGGTGTAGGGGAGGTGTTGGTCGTGAAGTCAGAGTCCTTGACACCCTCACTCTGCCTCCTGGGAGATGATCCAACATCCCCATTTGAAACCGTCCAGATCAATGTGGGCCCCACCTCTGATGATCCCTCAG ATGTCCAGATTAAGATAGAACCTGTCTCTCCATCTTCCTCCATCAACTCGGAGGCTTCCCTGCTCTCTGCGGAGTCCCCCAGCCAG GCTTTTATAGGAGAGGAGGTACTGGAAGTGAAGACAGAGTCCCCATCCCCTCAAGGGTGTCTCTTGCGGGATGTCTCAGGCCCCCCACTTGGAGCTGTGCAGATCAGCATGGGCCTGTCCTCTGATGGCTCCTCAG GCAAACCCCTGCCCGCCCGGAAGCCACCACTGCAGCCCAAACCTGTGGTGATAACCACTGTCCCGATGCCACCGAGAGCCGTGCCTCCCAGCACCACTGTCCTTTTGCAGCCCCTTGTCCAGCCACCCCCAG TGTCCCCAGTTGTTCTCATCCAAGGTGCTATTCGAGTCCAGCCTGAGGGACTGACCCCCCCTGCTCCACGGCCTGAGAGGAAGAGCATTGTTCCAGCTCCTATGCCTGGGAACTCCTGCCCGCCTGAGGTGGAT GCAAAGCTGCTGAAGCGGCAGCAGCGAATGATCAAGAACCGGGAGTCGGCCTGCCAGTCccggaggaagaagaaagagtatCTGCAGGGGCTGGAAGCTCGGCTGCAGGCGGTGCTGGCCGACAACCAGCAGCTCCGGCGGGAGAATGCTGCCCTCCGCCGGCGGCTGGAGGCCCTGCTGGCTGAG AACAGCGAGCTCAAGTTAGGGTCTGGAAACAGGAAGGTGGTCTGCATCATGGTCTTCCTTCTCTTCATTGCCTTCAACTTCGGACCTGTCAG CATCAGTGAGCCTCCTCCAGCTCCCATCTCTCCTCGGATGAGCAGAGAGGAGCCTCGACCCCAGAGACACTTGCTGGAGTTCTCGGCGCAAGAGCCAGTTCACGGAGTCGAGCACCCCCAGCATCCCTCCCAGGGTCCCAAGGAGACCCAGCCCAGCTCCACGGGCCCCCCAAGTTTCAG GAACCTGACAGCCTTCCCTGGGGGCACCAAGGAGCTGCTGCTGAGAGACCTGGACCAGCTCTTCCTCTCCTCTGATTGCCGGCACTTCAACCGAACCGAGTCCCTGAG GCTTGCTGATGAGCTGAGTGGCTGGGTCCAGCGCCACCAGAGAGGCCGGCGGAAGATCCCCCAGAGGCCCCAGGAGAGACAG AAGTCTCAGCTATGGAAGAAGTCGCCTCCAGTTAAGGCAGTCCCCACCCAACCCCCTGGGCCCCCGGAAAG GGATTCTGTGGGCCAGCTGCAGCTATATCGCCAACCAGACCGTTCGCAGCCGGAGTTCCTGGATGCAATTGACCGACGGGAAGACACATTTTATGTTGTCTCCTTCCGAAGG gaccacttgcTGCTCCCAGCCATCAGCCACAACAAGACCTCTCGGCCCAAGATGTCCCTGGTGATGCCCGCCATGGCCCCCAATG AGACCCTGTCAGGCCGGGGGCCCCCGGGGGACTATGAGGAGATGATGCAGATCGAGTGTGAGGTCATGGACACCAGGGTGATTCACATCAAGACCTCCACAGTGCCCCCCTCGCTCCGAAAACAGCCGTCCTCAACCCCGGGCAATGCCACAGGTGGCCCCTTGCCAGCTTCTGCAGCCAGCCAGGCCCACCAGGCCGCCCGTCAGC TCTACCTCAATCATCCCTGA